One region of Oxalobacteraceae bacterium OTU3CAMAD1 genomic DNA includes:
- a CDS encoding polysaccharide export protein, protein MSGCATQRPLAAPVESSPEIDYLIGPGDSISINVWRNPEVSQTVPVRPDGKITAPLVEDLPASGKTPSQLARDIEKALARYIQQPAVSVVVNGFVGTYDQQIRVIGQAAKPQSLPYRRDMSLMDVLIAVGGVTEFAAGNRASIVRKIDGKQEKLPVRLSDLIKDGDISANVRMWPGDILIIPESFF, encoded by the coding sequence TTGTCCGGCTGCGCGACGCAGCGGCCGCTGGCCGCGCCCGTCGAGTCCTCGCCGGAGATCGATTACCTGATCGGGCCGGGCGACAGTATCAGCATCAATGTCTGGCGCAATCCGGAGGTGTCGCAGACGGTGCCGGTGCGCCCCGACGGCAAGATCACGGCGCCGCTGGTGGAAGACCTGCCAGCCAGCGGCAAGACCCCGAGCCAGCTGGCGCGCGACATCGAAAAGGCGCTGGCGCGCTACATCCAGCAACCGGCCGTGAGCGTTGTCGTCAACGGCTTCGTCGGCACCTACGACCAGCAAATCCGCGTGATCGGCCAGGCCGCCAAGCCGCAGTCGCTGCCGTACCGGCGCGACATGTCGCTGATGGACGTGCTGATCGCCGTCGGCGGCGTCACCGAGTTCGCGGCGGGCAACCGCGCCAGCATCGTGCGCAAGATCGACGGCAAGCAGGAGAAGCTGCCGGTGCGCCTGAGCGACTTGATCAAGGACGGCGACATCTCGGCCAACGTGCGGATGTGGCCGGGCGACATCCTGATCATCCCCGAGAGTTTCTTCTAA